A genome region from Paradevosia shaoguanensis includes the following:
- a CDS encoding alpha/beta fold hydrolase, translated as MAKTFFLPGAGGSADFWRPVATHLGLDGRLLAWPGLGNEPHRPDVNGVDDLVNMVLEGLDEPANIIAQSMGGLVAVKVALAAPEKVRRLVLTVTSGGVPVADLGGSDWRADYYAAYPAAARWIGEAREDLSARLGEIACPTLLLWGDSDPISPVAVGRRLEALLPNGRLQMIQGGDHDLAITHAQDVAKLIARHLGDG; from the coding sequence GTGGCCAAAACCTTCTTCCTGCCGGGTGCGGGTGGCAGCGCCGACTTCTGGCGCCCGGTCGCCACTCATTTGGGGCTCGATGGTCGGTTGCTGGCCTGGCCAGGGTTGGGCAACGAACCGCATAGACCTGACGTCAATGGCGTCGACGACCTCGTCAACATGGTTCTCGAAGGGCTCGACGAGCCCGCCAATATCATTGCGCAATCCATGGGTGGGCTCGTTGCCGTGAAGGTGGCGCTGGCCGCGCCGGAGAAGGTTCGACGGCTGGTGCTCACGGTGACTTCGGGCGGAGTGCCGGTGGCGGATCTCGGTGGGAGTGATTGGCGGGCGGACTATTACGCGGCCTATCCTGCTGCTGCCCGCTGGATCGGGGAAGCACGCGAAGACCTGTCGGCGCGCCTCGGCGAGATCGCCTGCCCCACACTGCTGCTCTGGGGTGACAGCGACCCGATCAGCCCAGTGGCCGTTGGGAGGCGTCTGGAAGCGCTGCTCCCCAATGGGCGGCTTCAGATGATCCAGGGCGGTGACCACGATCTGGCGATCACCCATGCGCAAGACGTGGCCAAGCTTATCGCCCGGCACCTCGGGGACGGCTAA
- the rsmD gene encoding 16S rRNA (guanine(966)-N(2))-methyltransferase RsmD gives MRIVAGKFRGKQLLSPPDDSIRPTSDRARESIFNILASRMGPHLDGVRVIDLFAGTGALGLEALSRGAANVIFVDTGADARGLIRDHIEAFGAGGVTKLLRRDATDLGPAGTMGGIGLAFLDPPYGKGLGEKALVELREGKWLAPGAIAVLEEASEVAVELPEGFTLEDRREYGAGAMHILSFAG, from the coding sequence ATGCGCATCGTTGCCGGCAAGTTTCGCGGCAAGCAATTGCTCTCACCGCCCGACGACTCGATCCGCCCGACTTCCGACCGGGCGCGCGAATCCATCTTCAACATCCTCGCGAGCCGGATGGGCCCGCATCTGGATGGCGTGCGGGTCATCGATCTCTTTGCCGGCACCGGCGCGCTGGGGCTGGAAGCCCTGTCGCGCGGCGCGGCAAACGTGATTTTCGTGGATACCGGGGCTGATGCCCGCGGGCTCATCCGCGATCATATCGAGGCATTTGGCGCGGGTGGTGTTACCAAGCTGCTGCGGCGCGACGCGACCGATCTCGGGCCGGCGGGCACGATGGGTGGCATCGGTCTCGCCTTTCTCGATCCACCCTACGGCAAGGGCCTGGGCGAAAAAGCACTGGTCGAGTTGCGTGAGGGCAAGTGGCTGGCTCCGGGCGCCATCGCGGTGCTCGAAGAGGCCAGCGAGGTGGCGGTCGAACTACCCGAAGGCTTCACCCTCGAAGACCGCCGCGAATATGGCGCGGGCGCCATGCACATCCTCAGCTTCGCCGGCTGA
- a CDS encoding TIGR01459 family HAD-type hydrolase — MSDTAGALSGLSAIAGRYDVVLSDVWGVVHNGVAAYPSAVEALVKFRQAGGRVVLITNAPRPSGPIIAMLDELGVPGGAYDSVVTSGDATRTMIARYSGKVIHHVGPPTADDALYEGLNVRRGTADEASAVVVTDLDTDDDTPDMYSDRIAHWRRRGLPLICANPDKVVEIGEQIVYCGGALADIYEELGGIVLMAGKPYAPIYNEALALAEKAVGHPVERSRILAIGDSVRTDAMGAADFGIDFLFITGSIHAGELDAFGEPDSEHIRNFVATTGARLAGFMPRLAW, encoded by the coding sequence ATGTCGGACACAGCCGGAGCGCTTTCCGGGCTTTCAGCCATTGCCGGACGCTATGACGTCGTGCTGTCGGACGTCTGGGGCGTGGTGCATAACGGCGTGGCTGCCTATCCGAGCGCCGTCGAGGCGCTGGTGAAGTTCCGCCAGGCCGGTGGACGCGTCGTCCTCATCACCAACGCGCCTCGGCCCTCAGGCCCCATCATCGCCATGCTCGATGAACTCGGCGTCCCGGGCGGTGCCTATGATTCGGTGGTGACCTCGGGCGACGCCACTCGCACCATGATCGCGCGCTATTCCGGCAAGGTCATCCACCATGTCGGACCGCCCACCGCCGACGATGCGCTTTATGAAGGCCTCAACGTGCGCCGTGGCACGGCCGACGAGGCTTCCGCCGTCGTCGTCACGGACCTCGATACCGATGACGACACGCCCGACATGTATTCCGATCGCATTGCCCATTGGCGCCGTCGTGGCCTGCCGCTCATCTGCGCCAATCCAGACAAGGTGGTCGAGATCGGCGAGCAGATCGTCTATTGCGGCGGCGCACTGGCCGATATCTACGAGGAACTGGGCGGCATCGTGCTGATGGCCGGCAAACCCTATGCCCCGATCTACAACGAGGCCCTGGCGCTGGCCGAGAAGGCCGTCGGCCATCCCGTCGAGCGCAGCCGCATCCTCGCCATCGGCGACAGCGTGCGCACCGACGCCATGGGCGCGGCCGATTTCGGCATTGATTTCCTGTTCATCACCGGCTCGATCCATGCGGGCGAGCTGGATGCCTTCGGCGAGCCGGACTCCGAGCATATCCGCAACTTCGTGGCCACTACCGGCGCCCGCCTCGCCGGCTTCATGCCGCGGCTGGCTTGGTAG
- the ileS gene encoding isoleucine--tRNA ligase: MTDTAQGVETEHDYSATLFLPQTEFPMRAGLPDREPIWLKRWADMDLYRLQREQAKDRPKFTLHDGPPYANGNIHIGHALNKTLKDLVSRSHQMLGYNSAYVPGWDCHGLPIEWKVEEQYRAKGKDKDAVDVIEFRAECRTFAQHWIDVQREEFKRLGVLGDWDNPYLTMSFDAEAQIARELMKVAATGQLYRGSKPVMWSVVERTALAEAEIEYADYESDTIWVKFPVHSGGGEITSKAFHDLNASVIIWTTTPWTIPANRAISYSPKIAYGLYEVTKAPEGNWASVGEKYIIADKLAAEVFAKAKVEEFARIGDVDPAHITSTSHPLRGLAGGYEFEVPLLPGEHVTDDAGTGFVHTAPGHGIDDFEVWMANSRKIHERGIETAIPYVVDDAGFYTKDAPGFDGARVIDDNGKKGDANQRVITALAERNAMVARGRVKHQYPHSWRSKKPVIYRNTPQWFVYMDRDIEGKAGDTLRHRALTAIDATRFYPAAGQNRLRAMIEDRPDWVLSRQRAWGVPIAVFVNRDTGEILKDEAVNHRIGQAFEEEGADAWFKAGAAERFLGDGYKAAEWEKIDDILDVWFESGTTHSWVLRNRQKWPDLQFPASMYLEGSDQHRGWFHSSLLESCATNGFAPYASVLTHGFTMDGEGRKMSKSLGNTVAPQEIIKQYGADILRLWVASADYSEDLRLGKEIIQTTVDAYRKLRNSLRWLLGNLAHYKPEEDVPFFEMPELERLVLHRLSELDTLVREAYQEFDYKRVVFALSNFMNIELSAFYFDIRKDALYCDPISSVRRRASLTVLNHLYECLTAWLAPILPFTMEEVWLERFPGDTSSVHLRQFPKIPADWGNAELEARWDKIKAVRRVVTGALEIERRNKVIGSSLEAAPKVFVSDEALLAALKDQDFAEIAITSSIEVIGGDGPADAFRLDEVAGVAVVPALASGKRCARSWKILPEVGSEADYPDLSPRDAQAMRERAAAGLPV, encoded by the coding sequence ATGACCGATACCGCTCAGGGCGTCGAGACCGAACACGACTACTCGGCCACGCTCTTCCTCCCCCAGACCGAATTCCCGATGCGCGCTGGCTTGCCGGATCGGGAGCCGATTTGGCTCAAGCGTTGGGCGGATATGGATCTTTACCGGCTCCAGCGCGAGCAGGCCAAGGATCGTCCCAAGTTCACGCTCCATGACGGCCCCCCGTATGCGAACGGCAACATCCATATCGGGCACGCGCTCAACAAGACGCTGAAAGACCTCGTTTCCCGCTCGCACCAGATGCTGGGCTACAACTCGGCCTATGTGCCGGGCTGGGACTGCCATGGCCTGCCCATCGAGTGGAAGGTCGAGGAGCAATATCGCGCCAAGGGCAAGGACAAGGACGCCGTTGACGTCATCGAGTTCCGCGCCGAGTGCCGCACCTTTGCCCAGCATTGGATCGACGTGCAGCGCGAGGAATTCAAGCGCCTGGGCGTGCTCGGCGACTGGGACAACCCGTACCTGACGATGAGCTTTGATGCCGAGGCGCAGATCGCCCGCGAGCTGATGAAGGTGGCCGCTACCGGCCAGCTCTATCGCGGCTCCAAGCCCGTCATGTGGTCGGTGGTCGAGCGCACGGCGCTGGCCGAAGCCGAGATCGAATATGCCGACTACGAGAGCGACACCATCTGGGTGAAGTTCCCCGTCCATTCAGGCGGCGGCGAGATCACGTCCAAGGCCTTCCACGACCTCAATGCGTCGGTGATCATCTGGACCACCACGCCCTGGACGATTCCCGCCAACCGCGCCATCTCCTATTCGCCCAAGATCGCCTATGGCCTCTACGAGGTCACCAAGGCGCCCGAGGGCAATTGGGCTTCGGTGGGCGAGAAGTACATCATTGCCGACAAGCTCGCCGCCGAGGTCTTCGCCAAGGCCAAGGTCGAGGAATTCGCCCGCATCGGCGATGTCGATCCGGCCCACATCACCTCGACCTCCCATCCATTGCGCGGCCTCGCCGGCGGCTATGAGTTCGAAGTGCCGCTGCTCCCCGGCGAGCATGTGACCGACGACGCCGGTACCGGCTTCGTCCACACGGCTCCCGGCCACGGCATCGACGACTTTGAAGTCTGGATGGCCAACTCGCGGAAAATCCACGAGCGCGGCATCGAGACGGCGATCCCCTATGTGGTCGACGACGCCGGCTTCTATACCAAGGATGCACCCGGCTTCGACGGCGCACGCGTCATCGACGACAACGGCAAGAAGGGCGACGCCAACCAGCGCGTCATCACGGCTCTCGCCGAGCGCAACGCCATGGTTGCCCGCGGCCGCGTCAAGCACCAGTATCCGCATTCCTGGCGTTCCAAGAAGCCGGTGATCTATCGCAATACCCCGCAATGGTTCGTCTATATGGACCGCGACATCGAGGGGAAGGCAGGCGACACACTGCGCCATCGCGCGCTCACGGCGATCGATGCCACCAGGTTCTACCCCGCTGCAGGCCAGAACCGCCTGCGCGCCATGATCGAGGACCGCCCGGACTGGGTGCTGTCGCGCCAGCGCGCCTGGGGCGTGCCGATCGCGGTGTTCGTCAACAGGGACACCGGCGAGATCCTCAAGGACGAGGCGGTCAACCACCGCATCGGCCAGGCCTTCGAGGAAGAGGGCGCCGACGCCTGGTTCAAGGCGGGCGCCGCCGAACGCTTCCTGGGCGACGGCTACAAGGCCGCCGAGTGGGAAAAGATCGACGACATCCTCGATGTCTGGTTCGAGAGCGGCACCACCCATTCCTGGGTGCTGCGCAACCGCCAGAAATGGCCGGACCTGCAATTCCCTGCCTCGATGTACCTGGAAGGCTCGGACCAGCACCGCGGCTGGTTCCATTCCTCGCTCCTCGAAAGCTGCGCCACCAACGGCTTTGCCCCTTACGCTTCCGTCCTCACCCATGGCTTCACCATGGATGGCGAAGGCCGCAAGATGAGCAAGTCGCTGGGCAACACCGTTGCGCCGCAGGAGATCATCAAGCAGTACGGCGCCGACATCCTGCGCCTCTGGGTGGCCTCGGCCGATTATTCGGAAGACCTCCGCCTGGGCAAGGAAATCATCCAGACGACCGTGGATGCCTACCGGAAGTTGCGCAATTCGCTGCGCTGGCTGCTGGGCAACCTGGCTCACTACAAGCCCGAAGAAGACGTGCCGTTCTTCGAGATGCCCGAGCTTGAGCGGCTGGTGCTGCACAGGCTTTCGGAGCTCGATACGCTCGTGCGCGAGGCCTATCAGGAGTTCGACTACAAGCGCGTTGTCTTCGCGCTCTCGAACTTCATGAATATCGAGCTGTCGGCCTTCTACTTCGACATCCGCAAGGATGCGCTCTATTGCGATCCGATCTCATCGGTCCGCCGCCGCGCGTCCCTCACGGTGCTCAACCACCTCTACGAGTGCCTCACCGCCTGGCTGGCCCCGATCCTGCCCTTCACCATGGAAGAGGTCTGGCTCGAGCGCTTCCCCGGCGACACCTCGTCCGTGCACCTGCGCCAGTTCCCGAAAATTCCGGCGGACTGGGGCAATGCCGAGCTCGAGGCCAGGTGGGACAAGATCAAGGCCGTGCGGCGCGTCGTGACCGGCGCGCTTGAAATCGAGCGCCGCAACAAGGTCATCGGCTCCTCGCTCGAAGCGGCCCCGAAGGTCTTCGTTTCCGACGAGGCGCTGCTTGCGGCGCTCAAGGATCAGGATTTCGCCGAGATCGCCATCACCTCGTCCATCGAGGTGATTGGTGGGGACGGCCCCGCTGACGCCTTCCGCCTCGATGAGGTGGCGGGTGTCGCGGTGGTTCCCGCGCTCGCCAGCGGCAAGCGCTGCGCCCGCTCGTGGAAGATCCTGCCCGAAGTCGGTTCCGAAGCCGATTACCCGGACCTCTCCCCGCGCGACGCCCAGGCGATGCGCGAGCGCGCGGCGGCGGGTCTCCCGGTTTGA
- a CDS encoding pseudouridine synthase, giving the protein MTESRTPPAMGDRLAKVMARSGLCSRRDAEAWIAEGRVSVNGKVVKTPAFNVTDRDKIAVDGKPLAARQGTRVWLYHKPPGLVVTEKDPEGRPTIFEALAEKGLPRVLTIGRLDINTEGLLLLTNDGGLKRVLELPATGWLRRYRVRAFGSITQAALDKLADGIEVEGVKYGPIEATLEREQGSNVWLIVALREGKNREVKNVLGALGLEVNRLIRVSYGPFQLGDLPVGEVETVKDRVLQDQLGDRLAIEAKADFSSDLPEPRRMGRDTGKPVRGERPARTRKIHFDDGRAPMEYTAPQRRKGDDDKPMRGKRDEGFKPRRGKPADADQAPRSRTGKPLRGEKPVSDRPRRGHSERPDTREAGEWTRKPRAPRSTAGFDDKASAPKRTYGSKTHDGGKPRSRSADASARPARGPRAEGSGRPPRSEGGPARGPRSEGAGSRPSRPGGASGRPARPPRGEGAPSRGKAAPGRPSRPEGAPKGRGGPRKDGGSSGPRTPRPTGGAPRGPRKPRG; this is encoded by the coding sequence ATGACTGAGAGCCGCACCCCACCGGCCATGGGCGATCGCCTGGCCAAAGTCATGGCCCGCTCGGGTCTCTGCTCGCGCCGCGATGCCGAGGCCTGGATCGCCGAGGGCCGCGTGTCGGTCAACGGCAAGGTGGTCAAGACCCCGGCCTTCAACGTCACCGACCGCGACAAGATCGCCGTGGACGGCAAGCCGCTCGCCGCGCGGCAGGGCACGCGCGTGTGGCTCTACCACAAGCCGCCGGGCCTCGTCGTGACCGAGAAGGACCCCGAGGGGCGTCCCACGATCTTCGAAGCACTCGCCGAGAAGGGGTTGCCGCGCGTCCTCACTATCGGGCGGCTCGATATCAATACCGAAGGCCTGCTGCTGCTTACCAATGATGGCGGGCTCAAGCGGGTGCTCGAACTGCCGGCTACCGGCTGGCTGCGCCGCTATCGCGTGCGCGCTTTCGGCAGCATCACGCAGGCGGCGCTCGACAAGCTGGCGGACGGCATCGAGGTCGAAGGCGTCAAGTACGGGCCGATCGAAGCCACGCTCGAACGCGAGCAGGGCTCCAATGTCTGGCTGATCGTTGCGCTGCGCGAAGGCAAGAACCGCGAGGTCAAGAACGTGCTAGGCGCGCTTGGCCTCGAGGTCAACCGCCTGATCCGCGTCAGCTACGGCCCGTTCCAGCTCGGCGACCTGCCGGTGGGCGAGGTCGAAACCGTCAAGGATCGCGTGCTGCAGGATCAGCTTGGCGACCGGCTCGCCATCGAGGCCAAGGCCGACTTCTCGTCTGACCTGCCCGAGCCGCGCCGTATGGGGCGCGATACGGGCAAGCCTGTGCGCGGCGAGCGCCCTGCGCGTACCCGCAAGATTCATTTCGACGACGGCCGTGCGCCGATGGAATACACGGCACCGCAGCGCCGGAAGGGCGACGACGACAAGCCCATGCGCGGCAAGCGCGACGAGGGGTTCAAGCCGCGCCGCGGCAAGCCGGCGGATGCCGACCAGGCGCCACGCTCGCGTACCGGCAAGCCGCTGCGCGGCGAGAAGCCCGTGAGCGACCGTCCGCGCCGTGGCCACAGCGAGCGCCCCGATACCCGCGAGGCAGGCGAATGGACGCGCAAGCCGCGCGCGCCGCGCTCGACCGCCGGGTTTGACGACAAGGCGAGCGCGCCCAAGCGCACCTATGGCAGCAAGACGCATGACGGCGGCAAGCCGCGCTCGCGCAGTGCCGATGCCTCGGCCCGACCCGCACGTGGTCCGCGCGCCGAAGGCTCAGGCCGTCCGCCGCGGTCCGAAGGTGGTCCGGCTCGCGGTCCGCGTTCGGAAGGCGCAGGTTCGCGTCCTTCGCGTCCAGGCGGCGCCTCAGGGCGCCCTGCCCGGCCGCCACGGGGCGAAGGCGCACCGTCGCGCGGCAAGGCTGCTCCCGGCCGTCCGTCGCGTCCTGAAGGGGCGCCGAAGGGGCGTGGCGGCCCGCGCAAGGATGGCGGCTCGTCCGGTCCGCGTACGCCGCGCCCGACGGGTGGCGCGCCGCGCGGTCCCCGCAAGCCGCGCGGTTAA
- a CDS encoding sigma-54 dependent transcriptional regulator — MPMRPGQRSDAAATILLIDRDPAAARAMAANLSGCLLSEPVIEEARNGRTGADRLRGRDFDIVLMDLSSLDDLAPSTEEAVARLAKIAEGALLIALSGGASVSAAVAAMRAGAHDFLAKPLSGSGFAARIGELAHRHGKARALTIDARPGIKEDFAGFVGASTQMQYVYEQIGRIAPSSAPVFITGESGTGKEVCAEALHSQGPRAGKRFVAVNCAAIPRDLMESELFGAARGAYTGSVEDRKGAAELADGGTLFLDEIGEMDLSLQSKLLRFLQTGALSRVGEADTRQVDVRVICATNRNPMQMITEKRFREDLFYRLHVLPIHLPPLRQRPADILVLAQHFLARFAQEEHKQFAGFSPETADGLIAREWPGNVRQLQNLVRRLVVMFDGGEITAEMVAAADIESRSFAPPPVAEAPAARRTTVLPMWQQEQRIIEDAILSFNGNIALAAAALELSPSTIYRKRQAWAEMAGRKGVA, encoded by the coding sequence ATGCCGATGCGACCCGGACAAAGGTCCGACGCCGCTGCGACGATTCTCCTGATCGACCGTGATCCCGCCGCCGCGCGGGCCATGGCGGCGAACCTTTCGGGTTGCCTGCTCAGTGAACCGGTGATCGAGGAGGCCCGCAATGGCCGGACCGGCGCCGACAGGCTGCGCGGGCGGGATTTCGACATCGTACTCATGGATCTTTCCAGCCTCGATGACCTGGCGCCGAGCACCGAGGAAGCGGTGGCACGGCTCGCCAAGATCGCGGAAGGCGCGCTGCTGATCGCGCTTTCGGGTGGGGCTTCGGTGTCGGCGGCGGTCGCCGCCATGCGGGCGGGAGCACACGATTTTCTCGCCAAGCCGCTTTCGGGTTCGGGCTTCGCTGCCCGAATCGGTGAGCTGGCGCACCGGCACGGCAAGGCGCGCGCACTCACCATCGATGCGCGACCCGGCATCAAGGAAGATTTCGCCGGCTTCGTCGGCGCATCGACCCAGATGCAATATGTCTACGAGCAGATCGGGCGCATCGCACCCTCATCTGCGCCGGTTTTCATCACCGGCGAAAGCGGCACGGGCAAGGAAGTCTGCGCGGAAGCGCTCCACAGCCAGGGGCCGCGCGCGGGCAAGCGGTTCGTGGCGGTCAATTGCGCGGCGATCCCGCGAGACCTCATGGAGAGCGAGCTCTTTGGGGCGGCGCGTGGGGCCTATACGGGCTCCGTGGAAGACAGGAAAGGCGCAGCGGAGCTGGCCGATGGCGGCACGCTGTTCCTCGACGAAATCGGTGAAATGGACCTTTCGCTGCAGAGCAAGCTGCTGCGTTTCCTGCAGACCGGTGCGCTGAGCCGCGTTGGCGAGGCCGATACCCGCCAGGTCGATGTGCGCGTCATCTGCGCCACCAATCGCAATCCGATGCAGATGATTACCGAAAAGCGGTTCCGCGAGGACCTCTTCTATCGCCTGCACGTCCTGCCCATTCACCTGCCACCGCTGCGCCAGCGGCCGGCGGATATCCTGGTGCTGGCCCAGCATTTCCTCGCGCGCTTTGCGCAGGAGGAGCACAAGCAGTTCGCCGGTTTCTCACCCGAGACTGCCGATGGCCTCATCGCCCGCGAATGGCCAGGCAATGTGCGGCAGCTGCAGAACCTCGTGCGGCGGCTGGTCGTGATGTTCGACGGCGGCGAGATCACCGCAGAAATGGTCGCGGCCGCCGATATCGAATCCCGCAGCTTCGCACCGCCTCCGGTCGCCGAGGCCCCTGCCGCACGTCGCACAACTGTGCTGCCGATGTGGCAGCAGGAGCAACGCATCATCGAGGATGCAATCCTGAGCTTTAACGGCAACATCGCCCTGGCAGCCGCGGCCCTCGAGCTCAGCCCATCGACGATCTATCGCAAGCGACAGGCCTGGGCGGAAATGGCGGGACGGAAGGGCGTGGCTTAG
- the lspA gene encoding signal peptidase II, with product MSGRGSIIVSLLVGLIAFALDRGQKFYQVASACISPEHPCPAGMFQPWSQNGWTGGELVRVTDFFDYVLIWNTGISYGLLDSLPVAALGVIMVIAIIALGIWWFRTDAPLVRAGLAMCIGGAVSNALDRLLYGAVADFFHFHLGERSFYIFNIADAAITLGVCLLILDVLGVGRRKTVAAS from the coding sequence TTGAGCGGCCGCGGGTCGATCATCGTCAGCCTCCTGGTGGGGCTCATCGCCTTCGCGCTCGATCGCGGGCAGAAGTTCTACCAGGTGGCCAGCGCCTGCATCTCGCCCGAGCACCCCTGCCCGGCCGGGATGTTCCAGCCGTGGAGCCAGAACGGCTGGACGGGGGGCGAGCTGGTGCGCGTCACCGATTTCTTCGACTACGTCCTCATCTGGAATACCGGCATTTCCTATGGTCTTCTCGATAGCCTGCCCGTGGCGGCGCTCGGGGTGATCATGGTCATCGCCATCATCGCGCTGGGCATCTGGTGGTTCCGCACCGATGCCCCGCTGGTGCGGGCGGGCCTGGCCATGTGCATCGGCGGCGCGGTATCCAATGCGCTCGATCGCCTGCTTTATGGCGCCGTGGCGGATTTCTTCCACTTCCACCTCGGCGAGCGCTCGTTCTACATCTTCAACATCGCCGACGCGGCCATCACGCTGGGCGTATGCCTGCTGATCCTCGATGTGCTCGGCGTTGGGCGGCGGAAGACGGTCGCTGCGTCGTAA
- a CDS encoding bifunctional riboflavin kinase/FAD synthetase translates to MTDFIKLAGLDTVPAQLKGAQVAIGNFDGFHRGHQHVFAALKERARQRGVPAVVLTFEPHPRDVFAPEPFMFRLTEGNAKARLAEALGLDGIVIMPFTRDLSQVEAEDFVSRYLVDALAVSGVIVGADFHFGRGRRGTPDFLRSAGAQYGFEVETLALIDDGTEPISSSRVRSALGVGDLATANTLLGYHWFVEGEIVSGDRRGRELGFPTANMATHEGFHLAQGVYAVRARLGDRLINGVASFGKPMFNNQRPPFETHLFDFHDDIYGAHLSVALIAHIRGQEVFSGLDDLIAAMNRDSRKAEDALNACAPKSELDRKLGFFG, encoded by the coding sequence GTGACTGATTTCATCAAGCTAGCGGGCCTGGATACCGTACCGGCCCAGCTCAAGGGTGCCCAGGTTGCCATCGGCAATTTCGATGGCTTCCACCGTGGCCACCAGCACGTCTTCGCGGCCCTCAAGGAACGCGCGCGCCAGCGCGGCGTGCCGGCGGTGGTGCTGACGTTCGAGCCGCATCCGCGTGACGTCTTCGCGCCCGAGCCCTTCATGTTCCGCCTCACCGAAGGCAATGCCAAGGCGCGCCTCGCTGAAGCGCTGGGGCTCGATGGCATCGTCATCATGCCCTTCACGCGCGACCTTTCGCAGGTCGAGGCCGAAGATTTCGTCTCCCGCTATCTGGTCGATGCCCTCGCCGTTTCCGGTGTGATCGTCGGCGCCGATTTCCATTTCGGCCGCGGCCGGCGCGGCACTCCCGATTTCCTGCGCAGCGCCGGCGCGCAATACGGCTTCGAGGTCGAAACGCTGGCGCTGATCGATGATGGTACCGAACCTATCTCGTCCTCGCGCGTCCGCTCGGCGCTCGGCGTCGGCGACCTCGCCACGGCCAATACGCTCCTCGGCTACCACTGGTTCGTCGAAGGCGAGATCGTCTCGGGCGATCGCCGCGGCCGCGAGCTGGGTTTCCCCACCGCCAACATGGCCACCCATGAGGGCTTCCACCTCGCGCAGGGCGTCTACGCCGTGCGCGCACGTCTCGGCGACCGGCTGATCAACGGCGTCGCCAGCTTCGGCAAGCCGATGTTCAACAACCAGCGTCCACCCTTCGAGACGCATCTCTTCGATTTCCATGACGACATCTATGGCGCCCACCTTTCGGTGGCCCTGATCGCCCACATCCGCGGCCAGGAAGTCTTCAGCGGCCTCGATGACCTCATCGCCGCAATGAACCGCGACAGCCGCAAGGCCGAGGACGCCCTCAACGCCTGCGCGCCTAAGAGCGAACTGGACAGGAAGCTCGGCTTCTTCGGTTAG
- a CDS encoding EAL domain-containing protein — MQALVYTFIALAACALAATAYFGLAFSPVEALMLAMLAGGLAVIYMERQLRRRSEARLERAVEELSRLLATDAQAGQVLSQRINALTDVDAGKRLSGLEADISVLGTVVRQVAEAVSDLEQAQEEEREAQKGPMVLSATARAVPEALPEPDIDLSIVEDALSEGRILFHIEPIFTLPQRRVHGYDLTPRMRMDGGDIAAASEFMPVRGGESVIRRIEIMAAEEAVTLLHRARANKSTLTLYVPLSRATLGDVPAVNQISALLEANRGTVPVINFAISEDDWRACTSAERQALAAMMRRGAAYSIVNARSLRSDFSELSALGVRSVRVDATRFVEQPGAFTDIHTSDIASFVERSGIDLMAMGIRSEDQIISLLEDGFGYAQGYYMASAGPIRPDLVGDRLAPVA, encoded by the coding sequence GTGCAGGCGCTGGTTTATACTTTCATCGCCCTGGCAGCCTGCGCTCTCGCAGCTACGGCCTATTTTGGCCTGGCGTTTTCGCCAGTCGAAGCCCTGATGCTCGCCATGCTGGCCGGCGGTTTGGCCGTCATCTACATGGAACGCCAGCTGCGCCGCCGCTCCGAAGCACGCCTTGAACGCGCCGTCGAGGAATTGTCGCGTCTCCTCGCCACTGACGCTCAGGCCGGGCAGGTCCTCTCCCAGCGCATCAACGCCCTTACCGACGTCGATGCCGGCAAGCGCCTTTCCGGCCTCGAAGCCGATATTTCCGTGCTGGGCACCGTCGTGCGCCAGGTCGCCGAAGCGGTTTCCGACCTTGAACAGGCCCAGGAAGAGGAGCGCGAAGCGCAGAAGGGCCCGATGGTCCTGAGCGCCACCGCCCGCGCCGTGCCCGAAGCGCTGCCCGAACCGGATATCGATCTTTCCATCGTCGAGGATGCGCTCAGCGAAGGGCGCATTCTTTTCCACATCGAGCCGATCTTTACGCTGCCCCAGCGCCGCGTGCACGGCTATGACCTCACACCGCGCATGCGCATGGACGGGGGTGACATCGCCGCTGCCTCGGAATTCATGCCCGTGCGCGGCGGCGAAAGCGTCATCCGCCGCATCGAGATCATGGCTGCCGAAGAGGCGGTGACGCTGCTGCACCGCGCCCGCGCCAACAAATCGACGCTCACCCTCTACGTGCCGCTCTCGCGCGCCACGTTGGGCGACGTGCCGGCGGTCAATCAGATTTCGGCCCTGCTTGAAGCCAATCGCGGCACTGTCCCGGTGATCAATTTCGCCATCAGCGAAGACGATTGGCGCGCCTGCACCAGTGCAGAGCGCCAGGCACTGGCGGCGATGATGCGTCGAGGCGCCGCCTATTCGATCGTCAATGCCCGCTCGCTGCGTTCGGATTTCAGCGAGCTCTCGGCTCTTGGCGTCCGTTCCGTCCGCGTCGATGCGACACGGTTCGTCGAGCAGCCTGGGGCCTTTACCGATATCCACACTTCCGATATCGCCAGTTTCGTCGAGCGCTCGGGCATCGACCTGATGGCGATGGGCATCAGGTCCGAAGACCAGATCATATCCCTCCTCGAAGATGGGTTCGGCTACGCACAAGGCTATTACATGGCCTCCGCCGGTCCGATCCGTCCTGATCTCGTGGGTGATCGCCTGGCGCCTGTAGCGTAA